The Hydrogenispora ethanolica genome includes the window TTTTCCCGGCCGGACCTGGAAAGCTACGGAGTCAACGCGCCCGCCTTCACCCGGATCTGCAAGGGGCTGCATATCACCGACCCGCGTACGGGCCTATACCCGGTGACGCTGGAAGAAGCTTACGCGACGGTGGTGAAGGGCCATGAATAAGATCGAAGTGACCGGTCTTCATTTTTCGTACGGCGCCGAGGCGGTCCTGCGAGGAATCACGCTCAGCTTCGATACCACTCCCACTGCCATCATCGGCCAAAACGGCGCCGGCAAGACCACCTTTGTCAAACTGCTGAAAGGGCTGCTCAAACCGGGAGCGGGCTCGGTCGTCATCAACGGCAGCGATACCCGCGAGACTACGGTGGCCCAATTGGCCCGGCAGATCGGTCTGGTTTTTCAGAATCCCAACGATCAAATCTTTAAGAACACGGTCATCGATGAAGTGATGTTCGGTCCCTTGAATATCGGCCAGTCCGCGGCCGACGCCCGGCGGAATTCGCTGCAGGCCCTGGAGATGGTGGGGCTGAGCGGCAACCTGACCGCTCACCCCTATGATCTGAGCTTATCCGAGCGCAAGCTGGTGAGCATTGCGGCGGTCGTGGCCATGCAAAATGGGATCATCATCCTGGACGAGCCGACCATTGCCCAGGATTATGCCGGCAAGGAAAGGATCCGGCGGATCATCCGCGACCTGCGCGCTCAGGGCCGGCTGATCATTACGATCATTCACGACATGGATTTCGTGGCCGAGACGTTCGAGCGGGTGATCGTCTTCCAAGACGGCAAAGTGATTCTGGACGGCGACGCCCGGACCGTTTTCGGAGCGACGGATCTGCTCTACCGGGCCAAGCTGGAACCGCCGCACGTGACCCAGCTCTGCAAGCGGCTGGGCTACCGGGAAACCTTTTTAACAGTCGAGGAGTT containing:
- a CDS encoding energy-coupling factor ABC transporter ATP-binding protein; its protein translation is MNKIEVTGLHFSYGAEAVLRGITLSFDTTPTAIIGQNGAGKTTFVKLLKGLLKPGAGSVVINGSDTRETTVAQLARQIGLVFQNPNDQIFKNTVIDEVMFGPLNIGQSAADARRNSLQALEMVGLSGNLTAHPYDLSLSERKLVSIAAVVAMQNGIIILDEPTIAQDYAGKERIRRIIRDLRAQGRLIITIIHDMDFVAETFERVIVFQDGKVILDGDARTVFGATDLLYRAKLEPPHVTQLCKRLGYRETFLTVEEFIAYQQREVKK